The proteins below come from a single Mustela erminea isolate mMusErm1 chromosome 14, mMusErm1.Pri, whole genome shotgun sequence genomic window:
- the KCNIP2 gene encoding Kv channel-interacting protein 2 isoform X5 gives MRGQGRKESLSDSRDLDGSYDQLTDSVEDEFELSTVCHRPEGLEQLQEQTKFTRKELQVLYRGFKNECPSGIVNEENFKQIYSQFFPQGDSSTYATFLFNAFDTNHDGSVSFEDFVAGLSVILRGTIDDRLNWAFNLYDLNKDGCITKEEMLDIMKSIYDMMGKYTYPALREEAPREHVESFFQKMDRNKDGVVTIEEFIESCQKTWRHGVSQGPSSGCLRRKGKEAGRHSMPVRGHSLESLIYPGSVPTPHIAS, from the exons ACAGCGTGGAGGATGAGTTTGAACTGTCCACGGTGTGTCACCGGCCAGAGGGTCTGGAGCAGCTGCAGGAGCAAACCAAATTCACGCGCAAGGAATTGCAGGTCCTGTACCGGGGCTTCAAGAAT gagtGTCCCAGCGGAATTGTCAATGAGGAGAACTTCAAGCAGATTTACTCTCAGTTCTTTCCTCAAGGAG ACTCCAGCACATATGCCACTTTTCTCTTCAATGCCTTTGACACCAACCATGATGGCTCTGTCAGTTTTGAG gATTTTGTGGCTGGTTTGTCGGTGATTCTCCGGGGAACCATAGACGACAGACTAAACTGGGCCTTTAACTTGTATGACCTCAACAAGGATGGCTGCATCACCAAGGAG GAAATGCTTGATATCATGAAATCCATCTATGACATGATGGGCAAGTATACCTATCCTGCACTCCGAGAGGAGGCCCCAAGGGAGCATGTGGAGAGCTTCTTCCAG AAGATGGACAGGAACAAGGATGGTGTGGTGACCATTGAGGAATTCATTGAGTCTTGCCAAAAG ACTTGGAGGCATGGAGTGAGTCAGGGACCATCCAGTGGATGCCttagaagaaaggggaaggaggcaggcaggcatAGCATGCCTGTGAGGGGGCATTCACTAGAATCTTTGATCTACCCAGGCTCTGTTCCCACACCCCACATAGCCTCCTGA
- the KCNIP2 gene encoding Kv channel-interacting protein 2 isoform X1, with protein sequence MRGQGRKESLSDSRDLDGSYDQLTGHPPGPTKKALKQRFLKLLPCCGPQALPSVSETLAVPASLRPHRPRPLDPDSVEDEFELSTVCHRPEGLEQLQEQTKFTRKELQVLYRGFKNECPSGIVNEENFKQIYSQFFPQGDSSTYATFLFNAFDTNHDGSVSFEDFVAGLSVILRGTIDDRLNWAFNLYDLNKDGCITKEEMLDIMKSIYDMMGKYTYPALREEAPREHVESFFQKMDRNKDGVVTIEEFIESCQKTWRHGVSQGPSSGCLRRKGKEAGRHSMPVRGHSLESLIYPGSVPTPHIAS encoded by the exons GCCACCCTCCGGGGCCCACTAAAAAAGCGCTGAAGCAGCGGTTCCTCAAGCTGCTGCCTTGCTGcgggccccaggccctgccctcagtCAGTGAAA CATTAGCAGTCCCAGCTTCCCTCCGCCCCCACAGACCCCGCCCGCTGGACCCAG ACAGCGTGGAGGATGAGTTTGAACTGTCCACGGTGTGTCACCGGCCAGAGGGTCTGGAGCAGCTGCAGGAGCAAACCAAATTCACGCGCAAGGAATTGCAGGTCCTGTACCGGGGCTTCAAGAAT gagtGTCCCAGCGGAATTGTCAATGAGGAGAACTTCAAGCAGATTTACTCTCAGTTCTTTCCTCAAGGAG ACTCCAGCACATATGCCACTTTTCTCTTCAATGCCTTTGACACCAACCATGATGGCTCTGTCAGTTTTGAG gATTTTGTGGCTGGTTTGTCGGTGATTCTCCGGGGAACCATAGACGACAGACTAAACTGGGCCTTTAACTTGTATGACCTCAACAAGGATGGCTGCATCACCAAGGAG GAAATGCTTGATATCATGAAATCCATCTATGACATGATGGGCAAGTATACCTATCCTGCACTCCGAGAGGAGGCCCCAAGGGAGCATGTGGAGAGCTTCTTCCAG AAGATGGACAGGAACAAGGATGGTGTGGTGACCATTGAGGAATTCATTGAGTCTTGCCAAAAG ACTTGGAGGCATGGAGTGAGTCAGGGACCATCCAGTGGATGCCttagaagaaaggggaaggaggcaggcaggcatAGCATGCCTGTGAGGGGGCATTCACTAGAATCTTTGATCTACCCAGGCTCTGTTCCCACACCCCACATAGCCTCCTGA
- the KCNIP2 gene encoding Kv channel-interacting protein 2 isoform X2, whose amino-acid sequence MRGQGRKESLSDSRDLDGSYDQLTGHPPGPTKKALKQRFLKLLPCCGPQALPSVSENSVEDEFELSTVCHRPEGLEQLQEQTKFTRKELQVLYRGFKNECPSGIVNEENFKQIYSQFFPQGDSSTYATFLFNAFDTNHDGSVSFEDFVAGLSVILRGTIDDRLNWAFNLYDLNKDGCITKEEMLDIMKSIYDMMGKYTYPALREEAPREHVESFFQKMDRNKDGVVTIEEFIESCQKTWRHGVSQGPSSGCLRRKGKEAGRHSMPVRGHSLESLIYPGSVPTPHIAS is encoded by the exons GCCACCCTCCGGGGCCCACTAAAAAAGCGCTGAAGCAGCGGTTCCTCAAGCTGCTGCCTTGCTGcgggccccaggccctgccctcagtCAGTGAAA ACAGCGTGGAGGATGAGTTTGAACTGTCCACGGTGTGTCACCGGCCAGAGGGTCTGGAGCAGCTGCAGGAGCAAACCAAATTCACGCGCAAGGAATTGCAGGTCCTGTACCGGGGCTTCAAGAAT gagtGTCCCAGCGGAATTGTCAATGAGGAGAACTTCAAGCAGATTTACTCTCAGTTCTTTCCTCAAGGAG ACTCCAGCACATATGCCACTTTTCTCTTCAATGCCTTTGACACCAACCATGATGGCTCTGTCAGTTTTGAG gATTTTGTGGCTGGTTTGTCGGTGATTCTCCGGGGAACCATAGACGACAGACTAAACTGGGCCTTTAACTTGTATGACCTCAACAAGGATGGCTGCATCACCAAGGAG GAAATGCTTGATATCATGAAATCCATCTATGACATGATGGGCAAGTATACCTATCCTGCACTCCGAGAGGAGGCCCCAAGGGAGCATGTGGAGAGCTTCTTCCAG AAGATGGACAGGAACAAGGATGGTGTGGTGACCATTGAGGAATTCATTGAGTCTTGCCAAAAG ACTTGGAGGCATGGAGTGAGTCAGGGACCATCCAGTGGATGCCttagaagaaaggggaaggaggcaggcaggcatAGCATGCCTGTGAGGGGGCATTCACTAGAATCTTTGATCTACCCAGGCTCTGTTCCCACACCCCACATAGCCTCCTGA
- the KCNIP2 gene encoding Kv channel-interacting protein 2 isoform X7, which produces MNLEGLEMVAVLVVLALFVKVLEQFGLFEPVSLEDSVEDEFELSTVCHRPEGLEQLQEQTKFTRKELQVLYRGFKNECPSGIVNEENFKQIYSQFFPQGDSSTYATFLFNAFDTNHDGSVSFEDFVAGLSVILRGTIDDRLNWAFNLYDLNKDGCITKEEMLDIMKSIYDMMGKYTYPALREEAPREHVESFFQKMDRNKDGVVTIEEFIESCQKDENIMRSMQLFDNVI; this is translated from the exons ATGAACCTGGAAGGGCTGGAGATGGTTGCTGTGCTTGTGGTCCTCGCTCTGTTTGTCAAGGTCCTGGAGCAGTTTGGCCTCTTTGAGCCTGTCTCCTTGGAAG ACAGCGTGGAGGATGAGTTTGAACTGTCCACGGTGTGTCACCGGCCAGAGGGTCTGGAGCAGCTGCAGGAGCAAACCAAATTCACGCGCAAGGAATTGCAGGTCCTGTACCGGGGCTTCAAGAAT gagtGTCCCAGCGGAATTGTCAATGAGGAGAACTTCAAGCAGATTTACTCTCAGTTCTTTCCTCAAGGAG ACTCCAGCACATATGCCACTTTTCTCTTCAATGCCTTTGACACCAACCATGATGGCTCTGTCAGTTTTGAG gATTTTGTGGCTGGTTTGTCGGTGATTCTCCGGGGAACCATAGACGACAGACTAAACTGGGCCTTTAACTTGTATGACCTCAACAAGGATGGCTGCATCACCAAGGAG GAAATGCTTGATATCATGAAATCCATCTATGACATGATGGGCAAGTATACCTATCCTGCACTCCGAGAGGAGGCCCCAAGGGAGCATGTGGAGAGCTTCTTCCAG AAGATGGACAGGAACAAGGATGGTGTGGTGACCATTGAGGAATTCATTGAGTCTTGCCAAAAG GACGAGAACATCATGAGGTCCATGCAGCTCTTTGACAATGTCATCTAG
- the KCNIP2 gene encoding Kv channel-interacting protein 2 isoform X3, producing the protein MRGQGRKESLSDSRDLDGSYDQLTGHPPGPTKKALKQRFLKLLPCCGPQALPSVSETLAVPASLRPHRPRPLDPDSVEDEFELSTVCHRPEGLEQLQEQTKFTRKELQVLYRGFKNECPSGIVNEENFKQIYSQFFPQGDSSTYATFLFNAFDTNHDGSVSFEDFVAGLSVILRGTIDDRLNWAFNLYDLNKDGCITKEEMLDIMKSIYDMMGKYTYPALREEAPREHVESFFQKMDRNKDGVVTIEEFIESCQKDENIMRSMQLFDNVI; encoded by the exons GCCACCCTCCGGGGCCCACTAAAAAAGCGCTGAAGCAGCGGTTCCTCAAGCTGCTGCCTTGCTGcgggccccaggccctgccctcagtCAGTGAAA CATTAGCAGTCCCAGCTTCCCTCCGCCCCCACAGACCCCGCCCGCTGGACCCAG ACAGCGTGGAGGATGAGTTTGAACTGTCCACGGTGTGTCACCGGCCAGAGGGTCTGGAGCAGCTGCAGGAGCAAACCAAATTCACGCGCAAGGAATTGCAGGTCCTGTACCGGGGCTTCAAGAAT gagtGTCCCAGCGGAATTGTCAATGAGGAGAACTTCAAGCAGATTTACTCTCAGTTCTTTCCTCAAGGAG ACTCCAGCACATATGCCACTTTTCTCTTCAATGCCTTTGACACCAACCATGATGGCTCTGTCAGTTTTGAG gATTTTGTGGCTGGTTTGTCGGTGATTCTCCGGGGAACCATAGACGACAGACTAAACTGGGCCTTTAACTTGTATGACCTCAACAAGGATGGCTGCATCACCAAGGAG GAAATGCTTGATATCATGAAATCCATCTATGACATGATGGGCAAGTATACCTATCCTGCACTCCGAGAGGAGGCCCCAAGGGAGCATGTGGAGAGCTTCTTCCAG AAGATGGACAGGAACAAGGATGGTGTGGTGACCATTGAGGAATTCATTGAGTCTTGCCAAAAG GACGAGAACATCATGAGGTCCATGCAGCTCTTTGACAATGTCATCTAG
- the KCNIP2 gene encoding Kv channel-interacting protein 2 isoform X6: protein MRGQGRKESLSDSRDLDGSYDQLTGHPPGPTKKALKQRFLKLLPCCGPQALPSVSENSVEDEFELSTVCHRPEGLEQLQEQTKFTRKELQVLYRGFKNECPSGIVNEENFKQIYSQFFPQGDSSTYATFLFNAFDTNHDGSVSFEDFVAGLSVILRGTIDDRLNWAFNLYDLNKDGCITKEEMLDIMKSIYDMMGKYTYPALREEAPREHVESFFQKMDRNKDGVVTIEEFIESCQKDENIMRSMQLFDNVI, encoded by the exons GCCACCCTCCGGGGCCCACTAAAAAAGCGCTGAAGCAGCGGTTCCTCAAGCTGCTGCCTTGCTGcgggccccaggccctgccctcagtCAGTGAAA ACAGCGTGGAGGATGAGTTTGAACTGTCCACGGTGTGTCACCGGCCAGAGGGTCTGGAGCAGCTGCAGGAGCAAACCAAATTCACGCGCAAGGAATTGCAGGTCCTGTACCGGGGCTTCAAGAAT gagtGTCCCAGCGGAATTGTCAATGAGGAGAACTTCAAGCAGATTTACTCTCAGTTCTTTCCTCAAGGAG ACTCCAGCACATATGCCACTTTTCTCTTCAATGCCTTTGACACCAACCATGATGGCTCTGTCAGTTTTGAG gATTTTGTGGCTGGTTTGTCGGTGATTCTCCGGGGAACCATAGACGACAGACTAAACTGGGCCTTTAACTTGTATGACCTCAACAAGGATGGCTGCATCACCAAGGAG GAAATGCTTGATATCATGAAATCCATCTATGACATGATGGGCAAGTATACCTATCCTGCACTCCGAGAGGAGGCCCCAAGGGAGCATGTGGAGAGCTTCTTCCAG AAGATGGACAGGAACAAGGATGGTGTGGTGACCATTGAGGAATTCATTGAGTCTTGCCAAAAG GACGAGAACATCATGAGGTCCATGCAGCTCTTTGACAATGTCATCTAG